The DNA segment TAGTGAAACAGCGCGAGATCGACCTCCAGCCAGGTGCCGAACTGGCTGCGCCCGCCGATTTCAAAGGAACTGACACGCTCGGCCTGCAGATTGGGGTTGGGCACGAACGAAGTGCCGCCGCTGATTTCCTTGCGGAAGAAACGCTCGGCGATCGAAGGTGCGCGAAACGCCTGGCCCGCGAGGCCGCGCAGCGAGGTGTGCTCGGTGAGATGACATACCAAGCCGATCTTTGGACTCACCTGGCTCTGGCGCCTGCCGCCCACTAAAATATTGTAATCCAGCCGCGCGCCGGTGGTGAGCGTGAAGCGCGGCGTCAGGCTCACTTCATCCTGCACATACACCGCGAGATTGTTGACCTGCCGGTTGCCGTACATGATGCTGTCCGGCGAGCTGACCACGTGATCGATTTGAGCATCCAGGCCGAGGATGAGATCATGGTTTTCGTTCACCTGCCAATCCACCTGGGTGAGGTTGCCGAACTTGTCGGCATCCACGATCGTGCGCAAACCGTAGGGCTCGTTGTTGGGGATCTGCCGCAGCGGATCCCCTTCGTTGAAATAACTGCGCGCCGCGTTGCGATAGAAGTAAAACCGTGAGCCGTATTTCACCCGGGCATTGGGCACCGCCCAGTAGTAAAAATCGGCGCCAAGCGCGCGCTTGACCTGCCGGTCATCGCGATAATGCGGCGCCACCCGATACGGCTGCAGGTTGCTCAGCCAGGTGTGGGGATAATCGTTCTCCGCAAACGTGCCGCCCACGCTCACCTCGAAGTTGCGGTTCTGCCGGAAATCCACCAGCAGTTTGCTGTAGAGATCATAGAATTCGTAGGCGCTGCGCTCACGAAAGCCGTCGGATTGTTTGCGGCTGAGATTGAGCAGATACGACACGCGCCGGTAGCGGCCGCTGTGATTGAAGGCCAGGGTGCTGATCCTGCCGGGGGTGTCGGTGTGGCGCAGCCCAGCCGGCGGCAATTCATAAAAGCCGTAGCTCGCCTCCACGTGCGTCTTGCGGGCGTAGTTGGGCCGCCGCGTGATCACGTTGACCACCCCGCCCATGGCCGTGCTGCCATAAAGCGAGGAAAATGCGCCCTTCACGATCTCAATGCGGTCGATGAAATGCAATGGCACCAGGCTCCACAACGCGCCCCCGGAGTCCGAAGTGAGCGCCGGCCGGCCGTCGATCAACAACAACACGCGGTTGCCCACGCCGCCGCCGGCCACGTCCGAGGAACCGCGAATCGACACCGCCTGCACGGTGGTGCCCGCCGAGCGAAACACCGAGATGCCCTGCGTCGCGGCCAGCGCCTGATCAAACGTCGTCACGTTGCGCTGGCGGATGGCAAGTGCATCCAGCGTGGCCACGCTCGCCGGCGCCATGTGCGCCGTCTGCTCCTTGCGCGCCGCGGTCACCGTTATCTCCTCACCTTCCAGATAACTCTCCCGCAGATAAAACTCGCGCACCAGCCGCTGCCCGGCCGCCAGTCTCACATTGGGCACGCTCAAAGCCTCATAACCCAGGCGCGACAACTGCAGCCGGTGTTCGCCCTCGGGCACGCCGCGGATGACGAAACTGCCATCCGTCCCAGTGGCGGCACCCAGCGCCGTGCCCTCCACCACCACGCTCACCCACGCCAGGGGCACTTGCGTTTGGGCATCGAGCACGCGACCGTGAATTTCGCCTGCACGGCCGGCCGTGCCGTTGCCGGCGGGCTGTGCCCACAACGCAGCGCACAGGCCGCTTAAAAAAAGCACGCCACTGATCGCGACCAGGATTTTGTTGCTTCTTGACATGGCCATCACTTTCGTCAGTTTGCGTCGATTTGCATTGCTCGGGTTCCCCGTCGTTGCCACGTCGCCTGCGGGGTTGCCGCTGCGCTTTGGCAACCGGCCGGACTCATGGCGCGAACGCCAGATCCGCCTTGATGTTCAAGCCGGTGTGATCCATCTTGGCATCGGAAATCTCGATCGCAGTGGGCGTCGCATAGGTCGGCCGGCCGGTGGTGGCGTCAATGGCCACCCCGCTGTTGTTGGGATCATTGATGTAGATGCCGAGCACCCGCGCGCCCGCAGGGTTGGCCGGATCACGCCAGCCCACGGTGATTGCCTTGTACGTGCCACGATTCAGGCCTTCGATCTTGTAGTTGTAGGTTGTCGTCTGGGAGATGGGCAGCGTCGCGGCAGAAGGCGGCCCTGCCGGCGGCCAGGAGGCCCAAATCGAAACCTGGATCTCTCCGCGCGCCGGCCAGTTGCCCACAAAAGTCACGGTGCCGGCAACCGAACCATATTGCTGGGTGGGAGTAACGGGGTTATCATCTCCGCCGCAGGCAACCAGGAAAACGGAAAGGGCCGCGAGCAAGAGAATCGCTGAGAGAAATCTTCGCTGCATTGCAAAAACTCCTTGGAGAAATGGCAAGAATCTGAATTAATTGGCTTTGGCTATATAGCTCGCCGCTGTTATTTTCAAACCACATGCCAGCCGCGGAGCGCGAGGAAGTCCGGCCGGCTTTCTGCGCTTCAACTGTTATGAAATCAAACAATTGTATCCACAGGATCCAGCCTGGGCTTGCATCTCTTGGGGAAGCGGCAAATTGTCATTTTTGCAAGAGCGGCTTTTCAAAATGAAAAGCGGAGTTTCGCTGTAGGAATGGAGGGGGCACCCCAGAAAGTTCAATCGCTGCAAAAAAACAAAAACCTTCAACCCAGGAAAAAACAGAGAAAGCAGAGCTTGTGGCGCCAAAAAATTTTCCAAACGCCACACTCTCTGTTTGCTCTGTTTTCTCCTGTTGATCTTTTGGGGTTGCGCCTTGGCGGCGCCGGGGAAATTTGCCTGCGAATTGGATTTGCTGAGCCAGAGTGTGGCGATCAACGAACTGCCATTGGAAAGGGACGGCCTCTGCGCCTGTTTGGCATATGCGAAAACGACATGAAGGCAGCCATCAATGGGAAATTTCATTCTGCCAAAATCTTTTTGAAGCATTCGTATTCTATGCTATGTTTGGAGGAAGAGTTGTTGCCCGGCCCTGTCATGCTGCCGGCCTCTTCCCCAGGCACTGGAATGACCCCGCAATTGCAGAGGAAGCCCTGGGCCTGGGAAGACGAATAACGGAAAGCGGGGTTCACTTCCTGCGGCCAGAAAATGCCGTAACCTCGACATGAACATGGCCCATGCCTCGCGGCCCGCTCGCTATCAGAAAACCGTGCATAAAAAACTCGGTTTCCAGAAATTTCACTTGAAATTGTGGTGGTCAATTGGCATAATTGCGACAACCAATTGGGGCGGCTGCTCCACGCAACCACCCGGGACGCTGGCAGTAACGAGGAGTCCCGCCATGAATGCTCCATCGTTGCCTTTGGGTCAAAGTTTTTCCTATCGCGTGCCACTGCTGGGCCGCTTCACGTCTGCTTCTTTCAGCCAGGGCCACGCTCCTTTCTCGGCAGCTTGCCATTCACCATTGCGCAGTCAAAAGTTACCATTTGCCGTTTTCCATGTGCCGTTCACCGTTCCCCTGCGGCCTTTCCCATGAGGACACTGCGAAAACTGCTGCCCGGGCAGCCGGGCACGCGAAAAATTCTGGCGGAATACGGCGAACGGCTCGTTTGCGTGCGGTATCGCTATGACCGCGCCAACAAACGGCGGCTGAAAACGGTCGAATTGGTCATCGCGCAGGGGCCGTGGGAGCCTCCGCCTGCCAAAATCGCGTCCGATCGCATCGTGCAACTGCGGGTCAAGTACGGCGAAGTCGCCCTCGGCCGCCAGGTCAGAGCCGCCGGCGGCAAATGGAACCGGGAGAAGCAGTATTGGGAGTTGCCATATGACAAAGCGCTGCAACTGGGATTGAGCAACCGCATCGTCGAATCATCGCAGCAGTGACAATTCACCATCGCCAGTAGGGAACGGGCAGGGGTGAATTGAGAAAGTGTGAAACGTAGCAACGCTGGTGGGGGTAGTCATGAGCCAGTCACTTCCGGCGCCGGCGGGCGCCCAGCCGCCCAAGCTACTGGACCGACTGCGCTACGAGTTGCGCACCGAGCATTATGCCCGGAGTACCGAGCAAGCCTATGTCGATTGGGCCTACCGGTACATCATGTTTCACAACAAGCGTCACCCCGTGGAAATGGGGCCGGAAGAAATCAAGCGCTTTCTCACCTATTTGGCGGTGGAGCGCCACGTGGCGGCCTCGACGCAAAACCAGGCCTTGTGCGCACTGCTGTATTTCTACCGCAAGATTTTGAAGAAGGAGATCAAGCAAGTCGAGGTGGTCTGGGCGCAAAGGCCCAAGCGCATGCCGGAGGTTTTCACGCCGGAGGAAGCGATGGCGGTGCTCGACCGGCTGACGGGCAAGTATTGGATGATCGGCATGCTGATGTATGGATCCGGCGTGCGTGAGATCGAAGGCCTGCGTCTGCGCGTTAAGGACATCGACTTTGGCTATAAAAAAATCACGGTACGTGACGGCAAGGGCGAGAAAGACCGCGTTACCCTGCTTCCCGAATGCCTCATTGCACCGTTGCAGAGACATCTGCCGGAGGTGAAGAAGCAGCACGAGGCGGATTTGCAAGCCGGGTTTGGGACGGTGTACCTGCCGTACGCGCTGGCGCGGAAGTACCCGCATAACAACAAGGAATGGGCCTGGCAATACGTGTTTCCGGCGTCGAAGCTCTCTAAAGACCCGCGCTCCGGTGTGACCCAGCGACATCATCTAGATGCAAGTGCGATACAGAAAGCAGTGCACGACGCCATACGCAAAGCCGGCATTCACAAACACGCAAGTTGCCATACGTTTCGTCATTCGTTTGCGACGCATTTGCTCGAGGCAGGTTACGATATAAGGCTTGTCCAGGAGTTGCTCGGCCATGACGATGTTGAAACCACCGAGATTTACACCCACGTGCTGGCCAAGCGCTTACAGAGCGTGCGCAGCCCGGCGGACATGTTTGGGAAAAATGGCTTCGTCAAGCCGAATATCGCTCTGGCCGAATTACCGCCGCCGCTGGAAAAACGCTTTCGCGAGGTGGTGGCAAACGGTTTCAAAGGGGACCTGCAAGCTGCGCTGACGGCGTTTTTGGACTTGCATGATCAGCACGGTGCTTCAGCCGCCAGTCGGGGGGCAAAAAATGTCCAATAGTAGAGACAAACCCGGTGCATGAAAAATGTCCAACTTTAGACATTTTGCTCACGCAGAAATGTTTCTAATTGTAGAAACATTGCGAAGAAAAGTTTCTACTACTGGAAACAAATGGTTACTGGTACAAACATCGAAAACAGCCGAGTCCAGCCGCTGAATAAGATGTTAGCCAGCAACAGCCTGGCCGTGTTAACAGGAGAGCTTATGAAGATACTTATCACTGAATTTATGAGCCTCGACGGTGTTGTTCAGGCCCCAGGCGGGGCGACGGAAGACACCGACGGCGGTTTTGCTCATGGTGGATGGTTCTTAAAGTACTTTGACCCCGAAGTGATCGGCGGCACGTTTGACGACCTCGCCAAGCAGAGTGACGCGCTCTTGCAAGGACGCCGCACCTATCAAACGTCCGCCGCTGCTTGGCCAAGCCGCTCGGGAGACCCGTTCTCAGACTGGATCAACAAGGTGCAGAAGTACGTGGTCTCC comes from the candidate division KSB1 bacterium genome and includes:
- a CDS encoding TonB-dependent receptor; protein product: MSRSNKILVAISGVLFLSGLCAALWAQPAGNGTAGRAGEIHGRVLDAQTQVPLAWVSVVVEGTALGAATGTDGSFVIRGVPEGEHRLQLSRLGYEALSVPNVRLAAGQRLVREFYLRESYLEGEEITVTAARKEQTAHMAPASVATLDALAIRQRNVTTFDQALAATQGISVFRSAGTTVQAVSIRGSSDVAGGGVGNRVLLLIDGRPALTSDSGGALWSLVPLHFIDRIEIVKGAFSSLYGSTAMGGVVNVITRRPNYARKTHVEASYGFYELPPAGLRHTDTPGRISTLAFNHSGRYRRVSYLLNLSRKQSDGFRERSAYEFYDLYSKLLVDFRQNRNFEVSVGGTFAENDYPHTWLSNLQPYRVAPHYRDDRQVKRALGADFYYWAVPNARVKYGSRFYFYRNAARSYFNEGDPLRQIPNNEPYGLRTIVDADKFGNLTQVDWQVNENHDLILGLDAQIDHVVSSPDSIMYGNRQVNNLAVYVQDEVSLTPRFTLTTGARLDYNILVGGRRQSQVSPKIGLVCHLTEHTSLRGLAGQAFRAPSIAERFFRKEISGGTSFVPNPNLQAERVSSFEIGGRSQFGTWLEVDLALFHYRYRDMIYWVSLPQQPGQFEPMFQVRNLNRALIQGVEVGANFYLQRRLRLRAGYTYLDAVDRSAGRSDDLLAYRVRHALNFGGTFNWKKYELNLDGRYNSRVEEVFLYPNDEPRAYWLLNSKLVAGLMKGASVSLSCNNLLNTQYEELARYRMPGRHWIAGLSYEF